In Trichoderma breve strain T069 chromosome 4, whole genome shotgun sequence, the following proteins share a genomic window:
- a CDS encoding DEAD/DEAH box helicase domain-containing protein gives MPSKGVTHKDRSSDPELSSNAGSSSDESDYLDSAAARKRRRTSPELQVGVDESDDDEEDGGRIPQLPVAAIAVPSRVKRSVEKKEDVKPASKAAAISQPQPQNPILAPTDPNTTFSALNVRPWLVQSLGNMAIRRPTGIQKGCIPEILKGRDCIGGSRTGSGKTVAFAVPVLQKWAEDPTAIFAVILTPTRELALQIYEQFKAISSPQSLKMILVTGGADMRSQAIALAQRPHVIIATPGRLADHIRTSGEDTICGLRRVRYVVLDEADRLLHAAGKGSMLPDVEECLSVLPPASERQTLLFTATITPEVRALKDLPQRPGKLPVFVCEVDTQMLAIPATLSQKHVQIPITHKEHYLHVFLLTEANVNKTVIIFCNRTSTAEYLHHLLRLLDHRVTSLHSKLPQRQRTDNLARFRASAARILVATDVAARGLDIQEVSLVINYDIPRDPDDYIHRVGRTARAGRKGEAVTLVGQRDVELVLAIEERVGRQMEAWEEEGVNLETRVIRDALKVVGEKKREALLEMEEGREVGGKRKRMKQKLQA, from the coding sequence ATGCCCTCCAAAGGTGTCACACACAAGGACCGGTCTTCGGATCCGGAGCTCTCTTCCAATGCGGGATCATCCTCCGATGAGTCCGATTATCTCGACAGTGCTGCTGCCCGCAAACGGCGCCGCACCTCTCCCGAGCTTCAAGTTGGAGTCGACGAgagcgatgacgacgaggaagatggtggcaGAATCCCACAGCTGCCAGTGGCCGCTATAGCGGTGCCGTCTCGAGTCAAACGAAGtgttgaaaagaaggaagacgtCAAGCCTGCTAGCAAAGCTGCTGCCATATCGCAACCGCAACCGCAAAATCCCATTCTTGCACCGACCGACCCCAATACCACATTTTCTGCCCTCAATGTGCGGCCATGGCTTGTCCAGTCGCTTGGAAACATGGCCATCAGACGACCAACCGGTATTCAGAAGGGATGCATACCGGAGATATTAAAGGGAAGAGACTGCATTGGTGGTAGCAGAACGGGATCGGGAAAAACAGTTGCTTTTGCTGTTCCTGTTCTCCAGAAGTGGGCAGAGGACCCAACCGCAATCTTTGCCGTCATTCTCACACCAACCCGCGAGCTTGCTCTTCAGATTTATGAGCAGTTCAAGGCAATTTCATCGCCTCAGAGCCTCAAGATGATTCTTGTGACGGGTGGTGCCGACATGCGATCCCAAGCCATTGCACTGGCTCAACGACCACATGTCATCATTGCGACCCCTGGACGTCTGGCGGACCATATCAGGACATCTGGAGAGGACACAATCTGCGGACTACGAAGAGTGCGTTATGTGGTCCTCGACGAAGCCGATCGCCTTTTACATGCCGCTGGCAAGGGAAGCATGCTGCCCGATGTTGAGGAGTGCTTGTCAGTGCTGCCTCCCGCCTCCGAAAGACAAACCCTTCTCTTCACAGCCACCATCACTCCGGAGGTGCGAGCGCTCAAAGATCTTCCACAGAGACCTGGAAAGCTACCCGTCTTCGTCTGTGAGGTGGACACACAGATGCTTGCCATCCCGGCAACTCTAAGTCAGAAGCATGTGCAGATCCCTATCACTCACAAGGAACACTACCTCCACGTCTTCCTTCTCACCGAGGCCAATGTCAACAAGACGGTCATCATATTTTGCAACCGTACATCAACGGCAGAGTaccttcatcatctgctgcGATTACTAGACCACCGAGTCACCTCTTTGCACTCCAAGCTTCCCCAGAGACAGCGAACGGATAACCTAGCGCGCTTCCGCGCATCAGCGGCCAGGATCTTGGTGGCCACGGATGTCGCGGCCCGTGGTCTCGATATCCAAGAAGTTAGCCTGGTAATCAACTATGATATCCCTCGGGACCCGGATGACTATATCCATCGAGTGGGACGTACCGCCCGTGCGGGCCGCAAAGGTGAGGCCGTGACACTTGTGGGCCAACGAGATGTGGAATTGGTCTTGGCCATTGAAGAGCGGGTGGGCAGGCAGATGGAGGcttgggaagaggagggcgtCAACCTGGAGACGAGAGTCATCCGAGACGCCCTAAAGGTGGtcggcgagaagaagcgggaggcgctgctggagatggaggagggcaGGGAAGTTGGCggcaagaggaaaaggatgAAACAGAAACTTCAGGCATAG